From the Trifolium pratense cultivar HEN17-A07 linkage group LG4, ARS_RC_1.1, whole genome shotgun sequence genome, the window tagtgaatgtCTAAAAAATTGACATCTCAGAAGTATCTGGGGCAATTTCCTGATCATATACATCCACATATTGTTGACATTATTGAAGTGTTAGGAGATGGAAATTGTGGTTTTAGAGCTGTTGCATATTTACTTGGTTACACAGAGGAAGGTTGGCCCATAGTCCGCCGAGAGTTACATGATGAGCTGACAAATAATAACAGTTTGTATGAAAAATTATTCAGACAAGGTTTACAGGGCGTTAGAGATTCGCTGGTAGCAAATAGATGGTTCACCGTACCTGCTATGGGTTACTTGGTAGCAAATAGgtataatgttattttagtcACGTTGGGTAAACCTAGTCAGACCTTCTTTCCTATGATGACTTCATATTCCTCTTCAGCAAGGTTTTTTTGTATCGGTTTTGTCGGTGGAAATCATTGGGTGCCGGTAAACATGTCAAAGGGATTTCCGTTGCCCGAAGTTACAGCTGATTGGAAGAAATTTCGTTCACATCAGGCAACATCTTGGATGTCAAACTTAAAAGGACGCCTACAATATTGGCAACTTCTAAATCCTCCGGTGAAACCTCCTAATGGTGTTATGTCtgttgattaatttttaattttatgtcaAACATTTAAATATTACTTATTTTCAAGTAATCTAGGGACAAGCATGTTCAAATTTcttatattcatttttgttcTGCATTACTCTATTGActatttttgttctgtttttactattctttcatttcatttcattgcgGTTCGGGTTTTATGCAGAGATTAGTTAGATATTTCACATATTGCAGATTTATAATATTAGTTTCTCCCTTTGAGGATGATGCAAATCCATTCACTGCTACTGCTACTGCTACTGTTAATAAGCTTTGTAAATGGTCTGAATAGTAATAAAAACTCATCCATCGAATGCCCCTTCCTTCTATTacttatattcattttttcaaGAAATTTCTTACTGAATATCTATTGTTCAAATTACTCATTATTCAAACAATCACATCAAATTTTTGAGCGGAAAACACTAGCAAACATGCTAATTAGAGATAGTCTAATCATATAGCAATGAGATTACTAACAGATAATAGAGTATAAGTTCAAATTTTTTAGCGGAAAACACTAGCAAACACTACCAAATTAATAATACAACAacacggaaaaaaaaaatagtcatggATGTTCACCACGAGCCACATCCAGTGCAAGAAAAAGATCTTCAAATCCCTCTTCATCTCTGTCGACATCTAACCGCGACACAAACCTCTCCAACgcggaaccaatcatacctctccATCTTCGTTCGCGTTGGAGGTCATCTTCTGCTGGAGCTGGTGCATCTTCTTCTATCGGATCATCTTGTGCTGCCATATACTGTGGAACTGGCTGTGCTCCATGTGGTCCATCAACAGGACGACATACTATAGGATGTGATACCATATAGTACCACGGCAAGTAATCAGCTGCAGCCTCAACAGCATATGTCGCTAGACGTGTCGGCTGAACGATCCGATCAACAGCGATGTCATAACCGATCCAGTCACTATCAATAACATCAATGGCAGGAgctggaggtggtggtggtggtatatACTGAACGTAGCCAAACTGCCTAATACATCTCTCAGGCAAGTAACGAACTACAGTGCAGCCACGCAGATATCCACTATACATACTCACCAGGTCAAAAGGAAGTGCAGCTCTATGGTCTTGAAACGGACGCCATATCACGTCATCCGGGGTCAATGCATCCAGTACTGGTCGATAAGCAGGAAGCTTCACATTCCCTTGCCTATACCTCCACCGCCTAGCTCGAGGTAAACTCGCACCAGGAATATCACAGTCAAGACCAGACTCAGCCCGCCTTCCAAGGGTAGGGAAATACTCGTGAATCCAACACTGTTACAAccaaaattttcattatttcaataagctgaaaaataataatgcatCACTTTTTACGGACAGTTACATATAGCAGCAACACACATAACATACTCATGTTGTTTAGATTCTTATCATGTTAGTCTTTCGATGATAAATTGATAACAGTTTCAGTAAAATGATTAGAACAAGTAATtgtataatttgaaaaaaatatatcatataatttgAAAATAAGTTTGTTGTTTTTTGAGAAAATGCATCAAATTTAAAGGATATTAAATACCTGTAAAAGTGTCGCATACCCAGCGAGCCCCTTTGTGGTAAAGATAGAAGCATCATTCAAGGTATCATATAATTCAACCAACGCAATTGCACCCCAAGCAAATCTACCACATGTAGACAAAACCCTAAACATCGGCAGATATTTTGCATCCACGCGTGTAAAACTCTTGTCAGTGCAAATG encodes:
- the LOC123922841 gene encoding uncharacterized protein LOC123922841 is translated as MSKKLTSQKYLGQFPDHIHPHIVDIIEVLGDGNCGFRAVAYLLGYTEEGWPIVRRELHDELTNNNSLYEKLFRQGLQGVRDSLVANRWFTVPAMGYLVANRYNVILVTLGKPSQTFFPMMTSYSSSARFFCIGFVGGNHWVPVNMSKGFPLPEVTADWKKFRSHQATSWMSNLKGRLQYWQLLNPPVKPPNGVMSVD